The following coding sequences are from one Schizosaccharomyces osmophilus chromosome 1, complete sequence window:
- the atg6 gene encoding autophagy associated beclin family protein Atg6 — MHFVCQKCHSLLKLKENYDDELVKQKLFPKSVSLWTPSLTETNEECESDDETASSVEDYPVERLQLYKKALKEGESDFPQSPQTELKTPTLDSFVVLPASHDGYNENEDERNPSTEVNDLFSWKIENYYRIFDLLSAKTKVNHPLCEECAELLAEEMTKTLNSTKAEKNLYSYYSNMLANQDFEEEDISQFEADVQEISEKIKEKEKAIVDLSAQEQELQSHFRDMIIECEKTNVEENEYKKTLNQLLMKESALEKQRDCAQLEFEHNSKKFEKLQKMNVFSDIFYISHYSEPNGEGSIATINGLRLGRLPSQKVSWSEINAAWGMTVLLLDVLAERLDFHSPLYQLKPFGSQSYILRYDQDLSTGNTKPVRIDLFSTGELKIFMNRRFDQGMVAFLDYLHQLGDFCAANTPSAILPYPIENDRIGSKCIRLAFNQDENWTRALKFVLTNIKFLEAYVSSQEKHTNF, encoded by the exons ATGCATTTTGTATGCCAAAAATGCCATTCGCTACTCAAacttaaagaaaactacGATGATGAGTTGGTGAAACAGAaattgtttccaaaaagcGTGAGTTTGTGGACGCCATCATTAACAGAGACGAATGAGGAGTGCGAAAGTGATGATGAAACTGCTTCTTCAGTAGAGGACTATCCTGTGGAGCGACTACAGTTATACAAAAAAGCGCTTAAAGAAGGGGAATCCGATTTTCCTCAATCACCTCAAACAGAATTGAAAACACCAACTCTTGACTCGTTTGTGGTTTTACCAGCGTCACATGATGGATACAACGAGAATGAAGACGAACGGAATCCTTCTACGGAGGTAAACGACTTGTTTAGTTGGAAAATAGAGAACTACTATCGAATCTTTGATTTATTGTctgcaaaaacaaaagtgaaTCATCCATTGTGTGAAGAATGCGCTGAATTGCTGGCAGAAGAAATGACGAAAACACTAAACTCTACAAAAGCTGAAAAAAACTTGTATTCATATTACAGTAATATGCTGGCTAATcaagattttgaagaagaagatatCTCCCAATTCGAAGCCGATGTTCAAGAA ATTTCTGAAAAGAttaaggaaaaagaaaaagcaatagTCGATTTGTCCGCTCAGGAACAAGAATTACAAAGTCACTTCCGCGATATGATAATTGAATGTGAAAAGACGAACGTCgaggaaaatgaatataaaaaaacattaaatcaacttttgatgaaagaaagtGCCTTAGAAAAGCAACGCGATTGTGCACAATTAGAATTTGAAcataattcaaaaaagttcGAAAAGCTCCAGAAAATGAATGTCTTTAGtgatattttttatatatcgCATTATTCCGAACCAAATGGTGAGGGATCCATTGCTACGATCAATGGCTTGCGGCTGGGCAGGTTACCTAGTCAAAAG GTAAGCTGGAGTGAAATAAATGCTGCATGGGGGATGACGgttttacttttggatGTTCTTGCTGAAAGACTAGACTTCCATTCCCCTTTATACCAACTCAAGCCCTTTGGTAGTCAATCGTATATTCTTCGTTATGATCAGGATCTTAGCACTGGGAATACGAAGCCTGTGAGAATAGATCTATTTTCTACTGGTGAACtgaaaatttttatgaaCCGTCGGTTTGACCAAGGAATGGTGGCCTTTTTGGACTATTTGCACCAGCTTGGAGACTTTTGTGCAGCCAATACGCCGTCGGCCATCTTACCTTATCCTATAGAAAATGATCGTATTGGAAGTAAGTGTATCAGACTTGCTTTCAATCAAGACGAAAATTGGACGCGGGCTTTGAAGTTTGTTTTGACGAATATTAAATTTTTAGAAGCATATGTTTCTTCGCAGGAAAAGCATACCAACTTTTAA
- a CDS encoding mitochondrial inorganic diphosphatase, producing the protein MSSSRAITKFLTRYKGKLHTPDFRAYCYNKEKPVSFLHDIPLSSKEGTLNMVVEIPRWTQAKCEISNSIPFNPIVHDMKNDRIRYVQNCFPYHGYIWNYGAFPQTFEDPNKLDAHTNFKGDGDPIDVCEIGGAIGYLGQIKQVKVLGALALLDQNETDWKILTIDVNDPLANILNDIDDVKEFMPRLLTCTRDWFTVYKIPDGKSRNTFCLSGEFLPKSIATEIISECHTSWKTGSQRADHIHSFLANSEKATRITQDVGKMEESPLPKTSAFPSLGYYYQLPE; encoded by the exons ATGTCTTCTTCGCGTGCAATAACCAAGTTTCTCACAAGGtataaaggaaaacttCATACACCGGATTTTCGTGCCTATTGTtacaataaagaaaaacccGTGTCATTCCTCCATGATATACCTTtgtcttcaaaagaagggaCCTTGAATATG GTTGTGGAAATTCCTCGCTGGACGCAAGCAAAATGTGAAATCTCAAATTCTATTCCTTTCAACCCAATAGTTCATGATATGAAGAATGATAGAATTCGGTACGTTCAAAACTGTTTTCCATATCACGGTTACATATGGAATTATGGTGCATTTCCTCAGACATTTGAGGATCCAAATAAGTTGGATGCACACACCAATTTTAAAGGGGATGGTGATCCAATTGACGTGTGTGAAATTGGAGGAGCCATTGGATACCTCGGACAAATCAAACAGGTCAAAGTTCTGGGTGCCTTAGCGCTTTTGGATCAAAACGAAACAGACTGGAAAATTCTGACCATCGACGTTAATGATCCCTTGGCAAATATACTTAATG ACATCGACGATGTTAAAGAGTTCATGCCTCGTTTGTTAACCTGCACCCGTGATTGGTTTACAGTATATAAAATTCCTGATGGAAAATCAAGGAATACATTTTGTCTTTCAGGAGagtttcttccaaaaagtaTTGCTACGGAAATCATTAGCGAATGTCATACAAGCTGGAAAACGGGCTCCCAAAGAGCTGACcatattcattcattcCTCGCAAATTCAGAAAAAGCTACCAGAATTACCCAGGATGTAGGAAAAATGGAGGAAAGCCCGTTGCCAAAGACTTCCGCTTTTCCCTCTCTCGGGTATTATTATCAACTACCTGAATAG
- the meu34 gene encoding ubiquitin-protein ligase E3 Meu34, with protein MERHNSMTVNEDTPPEGSNDVLPFAVAIIFSVIFFNLILIYLCRYCLTCFHFLDFEEEDDDVLPLMQTNRMNNSRPPTSFPTERLHHMLGYNIPRHRQQPPTLSQNELGYLSPVITYREWLYQRRTEQNKQNVQCDNLPIDKIPPTFDKDPFLLGMSMNSTVTKCSENDSIDSKPSNEKNTFDQAKESCFKEDGSNQEEDEEDFCTICYANYDYNEYLRLLPCRHIFHAQCIDTWMTTSKASCPLCNEDYSRKHNKRRNHSADFFNTEDLTNEPGNIQAEEIAPFVNPVLSFRDSRMPLFTSNVV; from the coding sequence ATGGAGAGGCATAACTCCATGACAGTAAATGAAGACACTCCTCCAGAGGGAAGCAATGATGTCTTGCCATTTGCAGTCGCAATTATATTTTCagttattttcttcaacctAATATTAATATACCTTTGTCGCTACTGCTTGACatgctttcattttctcgactttgaggaagaagacgaCGACGTACTTCCTCTGATGCAGACCAACAGAATGAACAATTCAAGACCTCCTACTTCGTTCCCAACGGAAAGGCTTCACCATATGTTAGGGTACAATATTCCCCGCCATAGGCAGCAGCCTCCCACATTGTCCCAAAACGAATTGGGCTATTTGTCTCCAGTAATAACTTACAGAGAATGGCTTTACCAAAGAAGAACAGAAcagaataaacaaaatgtgCAATGCGATAATCTTCCGATTGATAAAATTCCACCTACATTCGACAAagatccttttcttttaggaATGTCAATGAATTCAACCGTAACTAAATGTTCGGAGAATGACTCCATTGATTCAAAACCTTCCAATGAGAAAAATACTTTTGAccaagcaaaagaaagttgCTTTAAAGAAGATGGTTCAAaccaagaagaagacgagGAAGACTTTTGCACAATCTGTTACGCAAATTATGACTATAATGAATATTTACGTCTCCTTCCTTGCAGGCACATTTTCCACGCTCAATGTATAGATACGTGGATGACTACATCGAAAGCATCGTGCCCTCTCTGCAATGAAGACTATAGCAGAAAGCATAATAAGCGTAGAAATCACTCGGctgattttttcaacacAGAGGACTTGACTAATGAACCCGGAAACATCCaagctgaagaaattgCTCCTTTCGTAAATCCGGTCCTGTCTTTTCGTGACAGCAGGATGCCTTTGTTTACGAGCAACGTTGTGTAG
- the rpp1 gene encoding RNase P and RNase MRP subunit p30, Rpp1: MFADLNVVWPSLGIKDSTIVNTVKMLEKLGYAAVALNYQFDGKLQNVIKNPIPATLYPEQKIKIYSRITLTIESTPQNKILHNATKEFDILGLRPVGERLLQQTASDLEFDILSFDFSQRLPFYLKHTIMGLAVSRGIGIEISYASGLRETSSRRNLVTNASSLVRATRGRGILISSESRSPLECRAAFDVINLATFWDLKQDQARYAISGFCRSIILHAETRRNTYRSSVKLVDEDTTPNKRLKVAA, translated from the exons ATGTTTGCAGACTTAAATGTAGTATGGCCTTCGTTAGGTATAAAAGATTCGACAATAGTGAATACTGTTAAGATGCTCGAAAAAT TGGGTTATGCGGCTGTTGCATTGAATTATCAGTTTGATGGAAAATTACAAAACGTTATT aaaaacccCATCCCTGCCACTTTGTATCCAGAACAGAAAATTAAGATTTATTCACGAATCACTTTAACCATCGAATCGACACCTCAGAACAAAATTTTG CATAATGCAACAAAAGAGTTTGACATTCTGGGTTTAAGACCAGTGGGAGAAAGATTGCTGCAGCAAACTGCTAGTGATCTTGAGTTTGACATATTGtcctttgatttttctcAGAGATTACCCTTTTATTTGAAGCATACTATTATGGGACTCGCGGTTTCTCGAGGAATCGGAATTGAGATTTCTTATGCTTCGGGCTTGCGGGAAACTTCTAGTAGAAGAAATTTGGTTACAAACGCTTCTAGTTTGGTTCGCGCTACCAGAGGACGCGGTATATTAATATCCAGCGAAAGCAGAAGTCCATTAGAATGCCGTGCCGCCTTTGACGTTATAAACCTAGCGACCTTTTGGGATCTGAAACAAGATCAAGCTAGGTATGCTATTAGTGGATTCTGTCGATCTATTATATTGCATGCtgaaacaagaagaaatactTATCGTTCTTCCGTTAAACTGGTGGATGAAGATACTACaccaaataaaagattgaaGGTGGCTGCCTAA
- the taf2 gene encoding TATA-binding protein associated factor Taf2, which translates to MSQSVDVPARGLIIYKVAIDIDFGSQTINGRTDINIMPIDPELEKIVLDCYQADIHACYINNEPAKFVYDDALRRLRIQEPSSNVSHHHQLNSQLESTVNDLGGLSIFLPKSKGEEPAPVLVSVEFSVHQPTSGITFVGVDPIDHRYPHTYTNNSITPYSTSSWLPCVDGIWERSTWEFEITIPKTLGALSKPSSNQLNGFASESLSQKASEDDDMQGGFDHNQHTSVTETDFSEDHDMEVICCGDLVDQVTHPKATHKKTVYFTVSTPVAPNYIAFSAGPFKHINLTDFREPEDDDAMGSSAIEIAGYYLPKYAEEVENSCVFMYKAMDFFVREYGSYPFNAFKLCFVDETNYPIISTPSLVIASNSLLFPKNNLDDIYESTKTLTWALASQWIGVYLIPKAWDDLWLIFGLSYFITGLFLKKMMGNNDHRFRLKMDVLKLLELDIGRPPIAHPNLTLPIDPNTLDFIALKAPLVIHILERRLTKTGGSLGMSRVIPKLLLQVMSGHMLNGCLSTSHFLKTCEKASHMRLDIFAQQWIFGYGYPIFRVVQRFNRKKMIIEMGIDQVQTKENPSIPASEENFVSDAIRHLNDKPVASGLPVFSGPMTIRIHEADGTPYEHVVELKDSFTKLDIQYNTKYKRISRNRSTKNVRKDNGDHGGDDSDYVIRSLGDVLQSDEDIEKWKLYDYTKEDEDTMATEAFEWIRVDADFEWICDLRVRQPEHMFVSQIQQDRDVVAQLETIRHFTGNSFTISRQVSTVLLRTLLDTRYYYGVRQEAAQALANCAAPDLDWIGYYHLRTAFLESFCFENSTIPKSNDFTNISEYYVKCAMVKAFANVRDRKGVTPSSVKKLLLDLLCFNDNANNEFSDSHYICLLIESLVDALIPRGETVQYAFSDPEHMEFVHQAISEIDRHMRIDACMPSYKNIITIKALEAKIRLGRTFHLNYGPRELFPYTQESNYNSVRSVAYDLMLQSGALKNDALIKYMFYILVNDLSPAVRRSLMYSIQKGFGCLARGGAKTDFASDDLIVEEDITKAIEKRIDITSRASISGAIEALRNDVGQNRVLSDEMWKAINDPKIDLMTKRNLLMICRVLYKAKSSVIVTLKIPSLIPRLRAIHLGKGKIVIKKAPLKQIGKNKEKTPPQIPDPSPIVNNTSNNNKPKGPTLKIKLKL; encoded by the exons ATGTCACAATCGGTGGATGTTCCCGCGCGGGGGCTCATAATATAT AAAGTTGCAATTGACATTGACTTTGGTTCGCAAACGATAAATGGGAGAACggatataaatataatgCCCATTGATCCTGAGTTAGAAAAAATCGTTTTAGACTGCTATCAAGCTG ATATTCACGCATGCtatataaataatgaaCCAGCcaagtttgtttacgatgATGCTTTACGGCGGCTGCGTATACAGGAACCAAGTAGTAACGTAAGCCATCACCATCAGCTGAATTCTCAACTTGAATCAACTGTGAATGATTTAGGAGGCTTATCAATCTTCTTACCAAAATCAAAGGGAGAGGAACCTGCACCTGTATTGGTGTCGGTCGAATTCTCTGTTCACCAGCCTACGTCGGGCATAACATTCGTTGGCGTTGATCCCATCGATCATCGTTATCCTCACACTTACACCAACAATTCTATAACCCCTTATAGCACATCATCCTGGCTTCCTTGCGTCGATGGTATATGGGAGCGTTCCACCTGGGAGTTTGAAATTACTATCCCTAAAACTCTTGGAGCTCTCTCTAAGCCTTCTAGTAACCAACTGAATGGATTTGCAAGTGAATCTTTGTCACAAAAGGCTTCTGAGGATGATGATATGCAAGGTGGTTTTGACCACAACCAACATACTTCTGTTACAGAAACAGATTTTTCTGAAGATCATGATATGGAGGTTATTTGCTGTGGTGATCTAGTAGATCAGGTTACGCATCCAAAAGCTACTCATAAAAAGACTGTATATTTTACTGTTTCTACGCCAGTTGCTCCAAACtatattgctttttcagCTGGCCCATTCAAACATATAAACTTAACAGATTTTCGGGAACcagaagatgatgatgcaATGGGTTCAAGTGCTATCGAAATTGCTGGATATTACCTTCCCAAATATGCtgaagaagttgaaaaCAGCTGTGTATTTATGTACAAAGCTATGGACTTTTTCGTGAGAGAGTATGGCTCTTACCCATTTAATGCGTTCAAACTTTGCTTTGTCGATGAAACGAATTATCCTATCATTTCTACTCCATCCCTTGTCATTGCTAGtaattctcttttatttcctAAAAACAATTTAGATGATATTTATGAGTCTACAAAGACACTTACCTGGGCGCTGGCTAGCCAGTGGATAGGAGTATATTTAATTCCTAAAGCTTGGGATGATTTATGGCTTATATTTGGTTTATCCTATTTCATAACGGGtctatttttgaaaaagatgatgGGAAATAATGATCATCGTTTTCGGCTAAAAATGGATGTTTTAAAGCTACTAGAGTTGGACATTGGTCGTCCTCCTATAGCTCATCCTAATTTAACTCTTCCAATTGATCCTAACACTTTAGATTTCATAGCATTGAAAGCTCCGCTTGTAATCCACATACTTGAGCGCCGTCTAACAAAGACTGGTGGTTCTTTAGGAATGTCAAGAGTGATACCTAAGCTGCTGCTTCAAGTTATGAGTGGTCATATGTTAAACGGATGCCTAAGTACTTCTCATTTTCTCAAAACGTGTGAGAAAGCTAGTCATATGCGTTTAGATATATTTGCTCAGCAGTGGATTTTTGGTTATGGATATCCTATATTTCGCGTTGTCCAAAGGtttaatagaaaaaagatgatcATCGAAATGGGTATTGATCAAGTTCAAACTAAAGAAAATCCGTCTATACCTGCAtcagaagaaaattttgtttccGACGCTATAAGACATTTGAACGATAAGCCGGTTGCTTCTGGCCTTCCAGTGTTCAGTGGACCGATGACTATCCGTATTCATGAAGCCGACGGTACCCCTTATGAACATGTTGTCGAACTGAAAGACTCGTTCACAAAGCTTGATATACAGTATAATACGAAGTACAAGAGGATTAGTCGTAATCGTTCCACGAAAAATGTTCGCAAAGATAACGGCGATCATGGTGGTGATGATTCTGACTATGTAATTAGAAGCTTGGGTGACGTCCTTCAAAGTGATGAAGATATTGAAAAATGGAAGCTTTATGACTATACGAAGGAGGACGAAGACACCATGGCTACTGAAGCTTTCGAATGGATCCGTGTTGACGCTGATTTCGAGTGGATATGTGATCTACGAGTTCGCCAACCTGAACATATGTTCGTTTCCCAAATTCAACAAGATCGTGATGTTGTTGCGCAATTAGAGACGATTAGACATTTCACGGGAAATAGCTTTACGATTTCTCGCCAGGTATCCACGGTCTTGCTTAGAACTCTATTGGATACCCGTTATTACTATGGAGTACGTCAAGAAGCCGCTCAGGCTTTAGCTAATTGTGCCGCACCTGACTTGGATTGGATTGGTTATTATCATTTGCGCACGGCGTTTTtagaaagtttttgttttgaaaattcaaCTATTCCGAAAAGCAACGATTTCACCAATATTTCTGAATATTATGTAAAATGTGCTATGGTTAAGGCTTTTGCGAATGTTCGTGATCGTAAAGGTGTCACCCCGTCGTCCGTGAAGAAGCTTTTATTAGATTTACTTTGCTTTAACGACAATGCTAATAATGAGTTCTCTGACTCTCATTATATTTGTCTATTGATTGAATCTCTAGTTGATGCTCTTATTCCAAGAGGTGAAACGGTTCAATATGCATTCAGCGATCCTGAGCACATGGAGTTTGTTCACCAGGCGATAAGCGAGATTGATCGACACATGCGCATTGACGCTTGCATGCCCTCATATAAAAATATCATCACGATTAAAGCCCTGGAAGCTAAAATTCGCTTGGGAAGAACCTTTCATTTAAATTATGGCCCGAGGGAGCTATTTCCATATACTCAGGAAAGCAATTACAACTCTGTTCGCTCAGTCGCATATGATTTGATGCTCCAATCCGGAGCTTTGAAAAATGATGCTCTAATCAAATACATGTTTTACATACTTGTGAATGATCTTTCACCTGCTGTACGTCGCTCATTAATGTATTCTATCCAGAAAGGATTTGGTTGCTTAGCACGAGGTGGGGCCAAAACAGACTTTGCATCAGACGATTTAATCGTTGAAGAAGATATTACGAAGGCTATTGAAAAACGCATAGATATTACATCTCGAGCGAGTATATCTGGAGCCATTGAGGCACTGCGAAACGATGTTGGGCAAAACAGAGTATTATCTGACGAAATGTGGAAAGCTATTAA TGACCCTAAAATAGATTTAATGACCAAACGAAATTTATTGATGATATGTCGAGTGTTGTACAAAGCTAAATCTTCAGTAATCGTTACACTGAAGATTCCCAGTCTTATACCACGCTTGCGTGCCATCCATCTTGGAAAA GGTAAAATTGTCATAAAAAAGGCGCcattaaaacaaattgggaaaaacaaagaaaaaacaccACCTCAGATACCCGATCCAAGTCCCATTGTTAATAATACTAGTAATAATAATAAGCCGAAAGGACcaactttgaaaatcaaGTTAAAGCTTTAG
- a CDS encoding sodium/calcium exchanger: MIIQNDYKGQYKRKLFSSVSQSVRRYKPLLIWGLVSAICLYTWMHRISENDKHSYNPDPPIQHLFKRFDSSPGKRQENLSCSDVRFVEPQEQCRFAKQFCWDETSGYINYPELYYCSFHRFPRLGLTIIVIWLGILFTSIGVSASDFFTTNLVTISSLLQLSDAVVGVTFLALGNGSPDVLSTFAAVRVQSGGLALGELLGSAFFIVAIVAGSICLICPFQICKHHFIRDVSFFAGTVILLIFFLMRDGSLCLWQSFVMISYYLFYVLFVFFSSNSKEFYTTTDAPHLALPAYSPVISHCPTFNSYNDDLLTVASRLKAHTKKSSNPSYSPSPSLIENNDFRKLSLPSDDDVSYFSKPTASVEPICPPSPGPTIRPSFIGALELHSALENYPSTHGAIADGDLSLDHLHAHQALGKYTPSGMNTPLSGTECRPNYIYNNNLSAQSFLSENSGLLNYLDETDSLGARSSLLQLLFPTLRNFYKKAWYEQALDIIIVPSVFVFTLTLPVYQCPQQPVDPLYPAEGCTQTTMKWSRPLRVLQCIFVPLTFCVLTFNNTQLYYALTCSGIASFVAILMLYKFTKPEESPRFLPWVSFFGFILGILWISAIANEIVGILKTLGFVLKLNESALGLTVFAAGNSLSDFIADIMVSRSGFPEMAIGGVFGGPILNILIGLGFACLYNSISNHGAASRIEIPRSLSITAYFLLACLVLLLSYVPFNNYKMDRKLGALLFMLYFVGTSISVVLELLRDGNK; the protein is encoded by the coding sequence ATgattattcaaaatgaCTACAAGGGGCAATACAAGCGGAAACTCTTTAGTAGTGTTTCACAATCTGTAAGACGGTATAAACCGTTGCTTATATGGGGTCTTGTCAGCGCAATATGCCTTTACACATGGATGCATCGCATAAGTGAAAATGACAAACATTCGTATAATCCCGATCCCCCTATTCAACATTTATTTAAACGTTTTGATAGTTCCCCAGGTAAACGCCAGGAAAACCTGAGTTGCAGTGATGTGCGTTTTGTTGAACCTCAAGAACAATGCCGTTTCGCCAAACAATTTTGTTGGGATGAAACTAGTGGCTACATCAATTATCCAGAGCTCTACTACTGTTCATTTCACCGATTTCCTCGACTTGGTTTGACTATCATAGTAATTTGGCTAGGAATATTATTCACCAGCATTGGTGTATCCGCCAGTGACTTTTTTACCACAAACCTTGTTACCATTTCCTCACTCCTACAGTTATCCGACGCCGTTGTTGGTGTTACCTTTTTGGCTCTTGGAAATGGCTCACCTGATGTGTTAAGCACGTTTGCTGCCGTCCGCGTCCAAAGTGGTGGTCTTGCATTAGGTGAACTTTTGGGATCTGCCTTCTTCATTGTCGCGATTGTCGCTGGTAGCATTTGCCTTATCTGCCCTTTCCAAATATGTAAGCACCATTTCATTAGAGATGTAAGCTTTTTCGCCGGCACCGTGATTTTgctgattttctttttgatgcGTGATGGCAGTTTGTGCTTGTGGCAGAGCTTTGTCATGATAAGctattatttattctaCGTCTTATTTGTGTTCTTTTCCAGtaattccaaagaattttaCACCACCACCGACGCTCCCCATTTGGCATTACCTGCCTATTCCCCTGTTATCAGTCATTGTCCCACGTTCAATTCGTACAATGATGATTTGCTGACCGTCGCTTCACGCTTGAAAGCACATACGAAGAAATCATCAAATCCAAGTTATAGCCCCTCTCCTTCTCTGATAGAAAATAACGACTTTCGAAAATTATCCTTGCCGAGTGATGATGATGTTTCCTACTTTTCAAAACCCACCGCTTCAGTGGAACCCATATGTCCCCCCTCACCTGGTCCTACAATTCGTCCGTCTTTCATTGGTGCCCTGGAATTGCATTCTGCATTAGAAAATTATCCTTCTACTCACGGCGCCATAGCTGATGGTGATTTGTCTTTGGACCATTTGCATGCTCATCAAGCTTTAGGCAAATATACTCCCTCTGGAATGAATACCCCTTTAAGTGGTACCGAGTGTAGACctaattatatttataacAATAATTTGAGTGCCCAGTCATTCTTATCGGAAAATAGTGGTTTGTTAAATTATTTGGACGAAACAGACTCATTAGGAGCTCGTTCATCCCTCCTTCAACTGCTTTTCCCGACTCTACGtaatttttacaaaaaggcTTGGTATGAACAAGCATTGGATATTATTATTGTTCCTTCTGTTTTTGTGTTTACACTAACTTTACCCGTATACCAATGTCCTCAGCAACCGGTGGATCCTCTATACCCCGCAGAAGGGTGTACCCAAACAACGATGAAATGGAGTAGACCTCTTCGAGTCCTCCAGTGCATATTTGTTCCTCTAACATTTTGCGTTTTAACATTTAATAACACTCAGCTGTACTATGCCCTAACATGTAGTGGCATCGCGTCTTTCGTGGCCATTTTGATGCTTTACAAGTTCACTAAACCCGAGGAGTCTCCTCGTTTTTTGCCCTGGGTTagcttttttggttttattcTAGGCATTCTTTGGATTTCGGCAATAGCCAACGAAATCGTGGGCATTTTGAAGACATTGGGTTTTGTACTAAAATTGAATGAGTCTGCCCTAGGGTTGACTGTTTTTGCAGCTGGAAATAGCCTTAGTGATTTTATTGCTGATATAATGGTTTCTCGTTCCGGATTTCCAGAAATGGCCATTGGCGGAGTTTTTGGAGGACCGATTTTAAATATTCTAATAGGTCTTGGCTTTGCTTGTTTGTATAACAGTATTTCGAACCATGGAGCTGCGAGTCGGATCGAAATTCCCAGATCTCTTTCAATCACTGCGTATTTCTTGCTAGCTTGTCTAGTTTTACTCTTGTCTTATGTTCCATTCAACAATTACAAGATGGATCGCAAATTAGGTGCGCTACTGTTTATGTTATATTTCGTAGGTACCTCAATTAGTGTGGTGTTGGAGTTGCTTCGAGATGGGAATAAGTGA
- the mrpl27 gene encoding mitochondrial ribosomal protein subunit L41, producing MQPSTICSGARRLQMTTKMGHQYYRGTRTGKMGQITNKGGFSVEWTRVRTFVPPAGNCDLLPYVSNKVKPLKGAYPKGANGLDGSVYYDLAKS from the exons ATGCAGCCTTCAACGATCTGTTCAGGTGCTAGACGCCTTCAAATGACCACGAAGATGGGTCACCAATACTATCGAGGTACAAGAACCGGGAAAATGGGTCAAATTACAAACAAAGGTGGTTTCTCTGTTGAATGGACGCGTGTCCGTACATTTGTCCCCCCGGCCGGCAATTGCGAC CTTCTTCCTTATGTTTCCAACAAAGTAAAGCCCTTGAAAGGTGCTTACCCTAAAGGCGCCAATGGTTTAGATGGATCCGTATATTACGATCTGGCAAAATCCTAA
- the rpb11 gene encoding RNA polymerase II complex subunit Rpb11 — protein sequence MNQPERYELIELMGLPKVTYNLDSKSPNAAVITIEKEDHSLANMLAQQLLTDERVLFAGYKVPHPLNHNFILRVQTTEECTPKQAIVDAAKALITHLEEIKVNFMREWELKMISVEGVEMEFS from the exons ATGAATCAACCCGAACGTTATGAGCTCATTGAGCTCATGGGATTGCCCAA AGTCACTTATAATTTAGACAGTAAATCCCCAAATGCTGCCGTTATAACGATTGAGAAAGAAGATCACTCCTTGGCAAACATGTTGGCACA ACAATTATTGACAGATGAACGGGTGCTTTTTGCAGGATACAAGGTTCCCCATCCTTTAAATCATAATTTTATCTTGAGAGTACAAACCACCGAAGAATGTACTCCGAAACAGGCAATTGTTGACGCAGCCAAGGCGCTCATCACCCACCtggaagaaattaaagTGAACTTTATGAGGGAATGGGAACTTAAGATGATTTCTGTAGAAGGAGTGGAAATGGagttttcttaa